One stretch of Rhipicephalus sanguineus isolate Rsan-2018 chromosome 10, BIME_Rsan_1.4, whole genome shotgun sequence DNA includes these proteins:
- the LOC119371688 gene encoding lysine-specific histone demethylase 1A — MNPSWNRVAEERRANAASTQAMIHDSASTARSGSGGSVDIAVAAGVPTTPASRGPTTAAGSSGSAEDQARRKPRKKRRRVDVRTDGDRAVDVSSDLPDAAAESDPPPMRGPVENEVENEVESDQEDLSGLEGAAFQSRLPFDKMTAQEAACFPDIVQSALQTQKIFLHIRNRLLQLWLENPKQQLVFENALPQMEPPYNSDGPLVHRIFSYLERQGLINFGVYERSRPGLLKKHGKVIVIGAGISGLAAAQQLQQFGMEVLVLEARDRVGGRIATFRKGGYVADLGAMVVTGLGGNPITILSKQVKMELHKIKQKCPLYESNGTTVPKDKDEMVEREFNRLLEATSYLSHQLDFNYVQNKPVSLGQALEWVIKLQEKSVKEKQIQHWKAILELQEKLRENHMKLIETRERVEELNRIYRESAGQKQRDVTQEFVHRSRIHDLTLVCREWDQLLEQQREIEDKLEELESSPPSDVYLSSRDRQVLDWHFANLEFANATPLNNLSLKHWDQDDDFEFTGSHLTVRNGYSCVPVALAEGLDIRLNTAVKHVYLSATGVEVTTTNTRTNTGLATFKADAVLCTLPLGVLKQSILNNPNVLNTVQFVPPLPEWKAAAIARLGFGNLNKVVLCFDRIFWDPNSNLFGHVGSTTGSRGELFLFWNLYKAPVLLALVAGEAATIMENVSDDVIIGRCIAVLKGIFGNNAVSQPKETVVTRWRADPWSRGSYSFVATGSSGNDYDILAAPVTPSSNHVTPALPRLFFAGEHTIRNYPATVHGALLSGLREAGRIADQFLGCPYAPSCN; from the coding sequence ATGAACCCTTCGTGGAACCGGGTTGCCGAAGAGCGCCGTGCGAACGCGGCATCCACACAGGCAATGATCCACGACTCTGCTTCAACCGCAAGAagcggcagtggtggtagtgtCGACATCGCGGTAGCGGCTGGAGTACCAACCACTCCCGCGTCGAGAGGACCTACCACTGCCgccggcagcagcggcagcgccgAAGATCAGGCCCGTAGGAAGCCGCGAAAGAAGCGACGCAGGGTCGACGTCAGGACCGACGGAGACCGCGCCGTCGATGTCTCCTCAGACCTCCCTGACGCCGCCGCCGAGAGCGACCCGCCCCCCATGCGAGGACCCGTCGAGAACGAAGTCGAAAACGAAGTCGAGAGCGACCAGGAAGACCTGAGTGGGTTGGAGGGGGCCGCGTTCCAGAGCCGACTTCCCTTCGACAAGATGACGGCTCAGGAGGCGGCCTGTTTTCCCGACATTGTGCAGAGCGCGCTGCAGACGCAAAAGATCTTCCTGCACATCCGCAACCGGCTGCTCCAGCTGTGGCTCGAGAATCCCAAGCAGCAACTTGTGTTCGAGAACGCGCTGCCCCAGATGGAGCCGCCGTATAACAGCGACGGTCCCCTGGTGCACCGAATCTTCTCCTACCTGGAGCGCCAGGGACTCATCAACTTCGGCGTCTACGAGAGATCCCGGCCGGGGCTTCTCAAGAAGCACGGCAAGGTCATCGTCATTGGCGCCGGAATCTCGGGCCTGGCCGCGGCTCAACAGCTGCAGCAGTTCGGCATGGAAGTACTCGTTCTGGAAGCCAGGGACCGCGTCGGAGGTCGCATCGCCACCTTCCGCAAGGGCGGCTACGTAGCCGACCTGGGAGCCATGGTGGTTACGGGACTCGGAGGCAACCCCATCACCATCCTCAGCAAGCAGGTCAAGATGGAGCTGCACAAGATCAAGCAGAAGTGCCCGCTCTACGAGTCCAACGGCACCACGGTGCCCAAGGACAAGGATGAAATGGTGGAGCGAGAGTTCAACCGCCTCCTCGAGGCCACGTCGTACCTGTCGCACCAGCTGGACTTCAACTACGTCCAGAACAAGCCCGTGTCGCTGGGACAGGCCCTCGAGTGGGTCATCAAGCTTCAAGAGAAGAGCGTCAAGGAGAAGCAGATTCAGCACTGGAAGGCCATCCTAGAGCTGCAGGAGAAGCTCAGGGAAAACCACATGAAACTCATCGAAACGCGCGAGCGCGTCGAGGAGCTTAACCGGATTTACCGAGAGTCGGCCGGGCAGAAgcagcgcgacgtcacgcaggagTTTGTCCACCGGAGCCGCATCCACGACCTAACGCTCGTGTGCCGTGAGTGGGACCAGCTGCTCGAACAGCAGAGGGAGATCGAGGACAAGCTCGAGGAACTAGAGTCGTCACCGCCCAGCGACGTCTACCTCTCGTCCCGCGATCGCCAGGTCCTGGACTGGCACTTCGCGAATCTCGAGTTCGCCAACGCGACGCCGCTCAACAACCTGTCTCTAAAGCACTGGGACCAGGACGACGACTTCGAGTTCACGGGTAGCCACTTGACCGTCCGCAACGGCTACTCCTGCGTTCCCGTCGCCCTGGCCGAGGGTTTGGACATTCGCCTCAACACCGCAGTCAAGCACGTCTACCTCTCCGCGACGGGCGTCGAAGTCACGACGACTAATACGCGCACCAACACGGGCCTGGCCACGTTCAAGGCCGACGCAGTCCTCTGCACCCTGCCGCTCGGAGTGCTCAAGCAGTCGATACTCAACAATCCCAACGTGCTCAACACGGTCCAGTTCGTGCCTCCGCTGCCGGAGTGGAAGGCAGCAGCCATCGCGCGTTTGGGCTTCGGCAACTTGAACAAGGTTGTGTTGTGCTTCGACCGCATCTTCTGGGACCCGAACTCTAACCTGTTTGGACACGTCGGCAGCACCACCGGAAGTAGGGGCGAGCTGTTCCTCTTCTGGAACCTTTACAAAGCACCCGTGCTCCTCGCTCTGGTTGCGGGCGAGGCGGCGACCATCATGGAGAACGTCAGCGACGACGTCATCATCGGCCGCTGCATCGCGGTCCTCAAGGGAATCTTTGGCAACAACGCCGTGTCCCAGCCCAAGGAGACTGTCGTGACGAGGTGGCGCGCCGACCCGTGGTCCCGCGGTTCGTACTCGTTCGTGGCAACCGGTTCGTCGGGCAACGACTACGACATCCTGGCGGCTCCTGTCACGCCCAGCTCGAACCACGTGACGCCGGCGCTTCCGCGGCTCTTCTTTGCCGGGGAGCACACCATTCGGAATTATCCCGCAACGGTTCACGGCGCGCTGCTCAGCGGTCTGAGGGAGGCCGGACGTATTGCCGACCAGTTCCTGGGGTGTCCCTATGCTCCAAGCTGTAACTGA